Proteins found in one Plasmodium sp. gorilla clade G2 genome assembly, chromosome: 14 genomic segment:
- a CDS encoding histidine--tRNA ligase, putative translates to MSISIYKSKIFNSKDIVDISIHEKKLKVEPSSFKDCFYRLNDKRINIEELENKIEYQLTNNEINNNYNNNSIKKEYIVEKDQNDGKCNKKKTNVIDLSLDNNLNDNIHLTYKNLEEIKCLYFFFLINILRFKNNLDLNVIRSICTHINNISNNDKNNNQNNILINNIKEHSLYSLTLKDFFLSVLKNCGKNEYNLNDFNRSIHIVIEKSSVIFLNTYKIVSSCKYLTCCFANLLEVFNLNYDILFMNSFNNNINNSNIKSINNIVSNLKWMLHDSKIEKNSTLSKNFSSNILLYVYTQSKLIDECEYFMNVINQNFKNSIESFTYEYNEEMKSIHTYINILCNNMNQTFYIYLNNLLNMCKNIMPLYIEKLNEFLLSEEKIINHNENFKTPPVDGIILVNTEKDEHENKGDIKSNLVKIYEKNILDKIEFMFKQISEQIQKSNLLNYDIICNKKEENDNSHKNEYTLCNNNSPVDVLKKLNCVFINISHLITDIILHLNILNDIRAYNKAIAQHMKQKKVSSCVHNVGVGCNEFKNFLYSFLSSENSLLLNESYINKEKKLVTSQFYDFLEKYFSPYKYEEELNEILLPKNINFNLKTAKGCKDFTGEDMQLRNIFFEYIKKKFLLHGAVEIDTPIFELKETLMNKYGEDSKLIFDLKDQGGESLSLRYDLTVPLYRFINTNNISHLKRFHIGKVYRRDEPSMNRGRFREFYQCDFDIVGKFDTLRTDFHILYIFWDILYNLRNVLGNFKCKLNHRKILEYMLLSCNIHKDKVKTVSSSIDKLDKITFQQFRDELLNDKGIHIEAIDKIEQYISKTLSLSPFLVIEFLRNDLNESTLNEEYKLQVQNCINHLEQIFDLLKHFNMLNQFSFDLSLARGLDYYTGIIFEFVLLSETNVGSVAAGGRYDFLIRNKRREYLPSVGASIGIERIITIAEEYIKKQNLFCKTKDEATNKDNKTNQNGENCKNGQNDKNDKNKKEQNISNKEIKPNKSKSNSNNNNNSNNNENSNKLNMKDSAVDVLVCNIKKDCFKEIVELCTKLWANDISTEFIYVKDQKIQKQLVYALEKQIPLVLIIGDEIEQGIVKLREITLDKEKSTGEKEININDCIQEIKKYFTHNFKWKQNITNMLFEKKQ, encoded by the coding sequence ATGAGTATAAGTatttataaaagtaaaatatttaatagcAAGGATATTGTGGATATTAGCATACATGAAAAGAAGCTGAAAGTAGAGCCTTCAAGCTTTAAAGATTGTTTTTATagattaaatgataaaagaataaatattgaagaattagaaaataaaatagaatatcaattaacaaataatgaaattaataacaattataataataatagtatcaAGAAAGAATATATTGTTGAAAAAGATCAGAATGATGggaaatgtaataaaaaaaaaacaaatgttATTGATTTAAGTTTGGATAATAAtttgaatgataatatacatttaacatataaaaatttagaagaaataaaatgtttgtattttttctttttaattaatattttaagatttaaaaataatttagatTTAAATGTTATTCGAAGTATATGTactcatattaataatatttcaaataatgACAAGAACAATAATCAAAACaatattcttattaataatattaaagaacATTCTTTGTATAGTTTAACTTTAAaagatttttttctttcagtTTTAAAAAACTGTGGTAagaatgaatataatttaaatgattttAATAGATCTATACATATAGTTATTGAAAAGAGTAGTGTCATATTTTTGAATACTTATAAAATTGTTTCTTCTTGTAAATATTTAACCTGTTGTTTTGCTAATCTTTTAGaagtttttaatttaaattatgatattttatttatgaattcttttaataataatataaataatagtaatatcaAATCTATTAATAACATCGTTTCAAATTTAAAATGGATGTTACATGATtcaaaaattgaaaaaaattcaaCCCTGTCAAAAAATTTCAGTTCAAACATTttgttatatgtatatacccAAAGTAAATTAATCGACGAATGtgaatattttatgaatGTCATTAatcaaaattttaaaaattctaTTGAATCCTTTACTTATGAATATAACGAAGAAATGAAATCTATTCAtacttatattaatattttatgtaacaATATGAAtcaaacattttatatatatttaaataatttattaaacatGTGTAAAAATATCATGccattatatatagaaaaattaaatgaattttTGTTAtctgaagaaaaaattattaatcataatgaaaattttaaaacaCCCCCAGTTGATGGAATTATATTAGTAAATACCGAAAAAGATGAGCATGAAAATAAAGGTGACATTAAATCTAATCTTGTAAAGatatatgaaaagaatatattagatAAAATTGAATTCATGTTTAAACAAATAAGTGAACAAATACAAAAGAGTAACCTTCTtaattatgatataatatgtaataaaaaagaagaaaatgataatagtcataaaaatgaatataccttatgtaataataatagtccTGTTGATgtgttaaaaaaattgaattgtgtatttataaatattagtCATCTTATTACAGATATTATTTTACATCTTAATATTTTGAATGATATACGAGCATATAATAAGGCCATTGCTCAACATATGAAGCAGAAAAAAGTATCTAGTTGTGTACATAATGTAGGTGTAGGTTGTAacgaatttaaaaatttcttatattcatttttatcaagTGAAAAtagtttattattaaatgaatcatatataaataaagagaaaaaaCTTGTTACTTCACAATTTTATGATTTtcttgaaaaatatttttcaccatataaatatgaagaagAATTGAATGAGATATTATTACCCAAAAATATCAActttaatttaaaaacagCTAAAGGATGTAAAGATTTTACAGGAGAAGATATGCAATTgaggaatatattttttgaatatattaaaaaaaaattcttattGCATGGAGCTGTTGAAATTGATACTCCTATATTTGAATTAAAAGAAACtttaatgaataaatatggTGAAGATTCCAAACTCATATTTGATTTAAAAGATCAAGGAGGAGAAAGTTTATCATTAAGATATGATTTAACTGTACCTTTATATCgttttattaatacaaataatattagtcATTTGAAAAGATTCCATATAGGAAAGGTTTATAGAAGAGATGAACCAAGTATGAATAGAGGAAGATTTAGAGAATTTTATCAATGTGATTTTGATATAGTTGGAAAATTTGATACACTACGTACagattttcatatattatatattttttgggatatcttatataatttaagaaATGTTCTTGGTAATTTCAAATGTAAATTAAATCatagaaaaatattagaatatatgttattatcatgtaatatacataaagaTAAGGTAAAAACTGTATCTAGTAGTATAGACAAATTAGATAAAATAACATTTCAACAATTTAGAgatgaattattaaatgacAAAGGAATACATATAGAAGCAATAGATAAAATTGAACAATATATATCCAAAACATTAAGTTTATCACCATTTCTTGTTATTGAATTTTTAAGAAATGATTTAAATGAATCAACattaaatgaagaatataaattacaAGTACAAAATTGTATAAACCATTTAGAACAAATATTTGATTTGCttaaacattttaatatGCTTAATCAATTTTCTTTTGATTTATCATTAGCAAGAGGATTAGATTATTATACAGGAATCATATTTGAATTTGTTCTTCTTTCTGAAACAAATGTAGGTAGTGTAGCTGCAGGGGGTAGATATgattttttaataagaaataaGAGAAGAGAATATCTCCCATCTGTTGGTGCTTCTATAGGTATAGAGCGTATAATAACAATTGCTGaagaatatatcaaaaaacaaaatttattttgtaaaacaAAAGATGAAGCCACAAATAAAGACAATAAAACTAATCAAAATGGTGAAAATTGTAAAAATGgtcaaaatgataaaaatgataaaaataagaaggaacaaaatatatctaataaagaaataaaaccAAATAAATCCAAGAGCAATagcaacaataataataatagtaataacaaTGAGAAtagtaataaattaaatatgaaaGATAGTGCTGTTGATGTTCTCGTATGCAATATTAAAAAGGATTGCTTCAAAGAAATTGTTGAGTTATGTACTAAACTATGGGCAAATGATATTTCAACAGAATTTATCTATGTGAAAGATCAGAAAATACAAAAACAATTAGTATATGCTCTTGAAAAACAAATACCACTTGTTCTTATTATAGGAGATGAGATTGAACAAGGTATTGTCAAGTTAAGAGAAATCACATTAGATAAAGAGAAATCAACTggagaaaaagaaattaatataaatgattgtattcaagaaataaagaaatattttacacACAACTTCAAATGGAAACAGAATATTACTAATAtgttatttgaaaaaaagcaataa
- a CDS encoding RNA helicase, putative, with protein MKQTSNMNFKPLKIKPSLLKALKKEGLISIEEAEGNNVKVLSTDNLNSHNISYKNKYNNVSKSVERKKELSLKRKKGSTKNETQNVKDLDCISREEKKIKIEDSLKNDENEILDINNSNEKIIHNNNNVEKRKRKRKRNKKKKIINSNMQINTTDTNLQNKEEEEERKSIENVNMSNINTNSNENSNKKKKELFNIERIIKNEEELEENNNNNIKYKIHCKNWNNSGKIYILHSVMKSLYDNGFFKPTEIQSKTLEKSINDKNDIVVISKTGTGKTLTFCLPILNNILINKLKEYKKKLKNIQKFRCLILVPTRELALQILKHFNYINKYINLFISTIIGGLNLNKQKRILMKKPEILICTPGRLKYFLQLENPIKYIYEMKNIRYLACDEIDKMIEISFMKDISYIAKHIYKSVGDKKKKLIQTFLLSATLSLTVQLQNDNMTKLLNSIIIRKDKSFIINLSNEQNLSNDNSNILPDLLSLYIVKLNEKDIVCKLFYLIKSYFSYDTNDNINNNNNNNNINNNNNNGEDNNDDDKYTNKLEPHQNEEINKIIIFVNTIKRAKQLNNTFKHLFLDNNLESSIPKKYRSNLYIKNKINIYSIHSKQKLKERLQNINKFSQQNQKAILFCTDVLSRGIDLDKCDLIVQLNCPISDITFVHRSGRTARNFKKGKCICFITETEIYKWKTSLEKVGINIQDLQELDHLKSINEDEYTKINRAIECAKKMIEFQDKLIIKKKDSLLKKLAREAELDDEDEEQEEKRRRNNDYSDSENGYEHLNNQTIYKNILHLKKELYNTLYKQ; from the exons atgaaacaaacTAGTAACATGAATTTTAAGCCCCTTAAAATAAAACCTTCTCTACTAAAAGC GTTGAAGAAGGAAGGGCTAATTTCTATTGAAGAGGCAGAAGGAAACAACGTAAAAGTTTTGAGCACTGATAATTTAAATAGTcataatatatcttataaaaataaatataataatgtttcAAAAAGTGTTGAACGTAAGAAGGAGTTAtctttaaaaagaaaaaaaggttCCACAAAAAATGAGACACAAAATGTGAAAGATTTGGATTGTATTTCTCGAGAggagaagaaaataaaaattgagGATTCCTTAAAGAATGATGAGAATGAAATTttggatataaataattctaaTGAGAAGataattcataataataataatgtagaaaaacgaaaaaggaaaagaaaacgaaataaaaagaaaaaaattataaatagtaATATGCAAATAAATACAACAGATACTAATTTGCAAAacaaagaagaagaagaagaaaggAAATCAAttgaaaatgtaaatatgtCTAATATTAATACCAATAGTAACgaaaattcaaataaaaaaaaaaaggaattatttaatattgaaagaattattaaaaatgaagaagaattagaagaaaataataataataatataaaatataaaatacattGTAAAAACTGGAATAACAGTggtaaaatttatattttacatagtGTTATGAAATCATTATATGATAATGGTTTTTTTAAACCTACAGAAATACAATCAAAAACATTAGAAAAATCaattaatgataaaaatgatattgtTGTTATTTCTAAAACAGGTACAGGTAAAACATTAACATTTTGTTTACCTATATTgaataatattcttataaataaattaaaagaatataaaaagaaattaaagaatatacaaaaatttcGATGTCTTATATTAGTTCCAACAAGAGAATTAGCattacaaatattaaaacattttaattatataaataaatatattaatttattcatttctACAATTATTGGTGGtctaaatttaaataagCAGAAAAGAATTCTTATGAAAAAACCAGAAATACTTATATGTACCCCTGGAagattaaaatattttttacaattaGAAAAtccaataaaatatatatatgaaatgaaaaatataaggtATCTTGCTTGTGATGAAATTGATAAAATGATTGAAATATCCTTTATGAAAGATATCAGTTATATAGctaaacatatttataaatctgttggagataaaaaaaaaaaattaattcaaacatttttattatctgcTACATTAAGTTTGACAGTTCAAttacaaaatgataatatgacaaaattattaaattctaTAATTATACGTAAAGAtaaatcatttattattaatttatcgAATGAACAAAATTTATCTAAtgataattcaaatatattaccTGATTtgttatctttatatatagttaaattgaatgaaaaagatattgtatgtaaattattttatttgatcaAATCATACTTTTCTTATgatacaaatgataatattaataataataataataataataatattaataataataataataatggtgaagataataatgatgatgataagtATACCAATAAATTGGAACCACATCAAAATGAGGAgataaacaaaattattatttttgttaataCTATCAAACGTGCAaaacaattaaataatacTTTTAAACACTTATTTCTAGATAATAATTTGGAATCATCTATACCAAAAAAGTATAGatctaatttatatataaaaaataaaattaatatatatagtatacattctaaacaaaaattaaaagaaagacttcaaaatataaataaattctcACAACAAAATCAAAAGGCAATTCTATTTTGTACTGATGTACTTAGTAGAGGAATAGATTTAGATAAGTGTGATTTAATAGTACAACTTAATTGTCCCATATCTGATATAACTTTTGTTCATCGTTCAGGCAGAACAGCTCGAAATTTTAAAAAGg gAAAgtgtatttgttttattaccgaaacagaaatatataaatggaaAACTTCACTCGAAAAGGTAGGAATTAATATACAAGACCTACAAGAATTAGATCATCTAAAAAGTATAAATGAAGatgaatatacaaaaataaatagagCTATTGAATGCGCAAAGAAAATGATCGAATTTCaagataaattaattattaaaaaaaaagattccTTACTAAAAAAATTAGCTAGAGAAGCAGAActtgatgatgaagatgaagaacaagaagaaaaaagaagGAGAAACAATGATTATTCAGACTCTGAAAATGGATACGaacatttaaataatcaaacaatatataaaaatatattgcacttaaaaaaagaattatacaATACATTATACAagcaatga
- a CDS encoding mitochondrial ribosomal protein S29 precursor, putative, with product MVYKNHHLIMKYCLTIFRSFNTYNIPSISNSSRVHRSYRESNKTYNDDFSKIFNKELVAYPYEEERYKKLLNIEDKKVKRNISNFFFNRNMYINVTNDNKIRKEMYSQDFCFKNVDKYFIFQKEYLDNLFPEGLAGELPKDILMHTDNDNENFHIFMNELNKNSNSNNNNYNNNKFNTCNIKGIGLLYRKQTYEIIKELKYCQDVYKLKEERESLGLDNYFLKNGRKISYYYDGNRKCESIQNDTSESIEKYINNNVKENTNKMNINNSTISNNNSSKYTSLYQSRSIFIDGKRGTGKSCILNSVVLWAKLNKWFVIFIPDVKKYKFDINNIVRSNTNLYIQPELSRQFLEDIVRINEGFLKEMLVNKNIINNTCLDGTHLLYNKKIYENIIKKAIETEILNDENYKNLNENEKFKCKQKLYKFYYDNIKIPNLLDKFSLPTNLLELCKIGINNSAYSNLCIYALFEHLKKQNQFPLLICLDQFNYNLSVSEYLSINFENTKYNGYIPTYYFTIPKLLLQWDTSKYKRCFKIASTCWDRENRRNFQPELLGIHKEQIKIIRNFTIREFKNYVAHLYNQNVIYNFDINKLEYFYMLTGGNGFQARKLLTTLY from the exons ATGGTATATAAAAACCACCATCTTATTATGAAATATTGTTTGACCATTTTTCGTTCATTCAACACTTATAATATTCCTTCCATCAGTAACAGTAGCAGAGTACATCGTAGTTATAGAGAAAgcaataaaacatataatgatgatttttctaaaatatttaaCAAAGAGCTAGTTGCCTATCCATATGAAGAGGAAAGatataagaaattattaaatattgaaGATAAGAAAGTAAAAAGGAATATTtctaatttcttttttaataggaatatgtatataaatgtaacaaatgataataaaataagaaaagaaatgTATTCACAAGATTTTTGTTTCAAAAATGtagataaatattttatatttcaaaagGAATATTTAGATAATTTATTCCCTGAAGGATTAGCTGGTGAATTACCTAAGGATATATTAATGCATAcagataatgataatgagaatttccatatatttatgaacgaattaaataaaaatagtaatagtaataacaataattataataataataagtttAATACATGTAATATTAAAGGTATTGgattattatatagaaaacAAACATATGAGATTATTAAGGAGTTAAAATATTGTCAAGatgtttataaattaaaagaagaaagagAATCTCTTGGTTtagataattattttttaaaaaatggacGAAAAATATCTTATTATTACGATGGGAATAGGAAATGTGAGAGTATTCAAAATGATACAAGTGAATCAATAGAAAAgtatataaacaataatgTAAAGGAAAACactaataaaatgaatattaataatagcactattagtaataataatagtagtaaaTATACCTCTCTTTATCAAAGTAGAAGTATATTTATTGATGGAAAAAGAGGTACTGGAAAAAGTTGTATTCTTAATAGTGTAGTTCTATGGgctaaattaaataaatggtttgttatatttattccagatgtaaaaaaatacaaattcgatataaataatattgtacGTAGTAATaccaatttatatatacagcCAGAACTAAGTAGACAATTTCTTGAAGATATTGTAAGAATAAATGAAggatttttaaaagaaatgttagttaataaaaatataataaataatacatgtTTAGATGGGACACatctattatataataaaaagatatatgaaaatattattaagaaaGCTATAGAAacagaaatattaaatgatgaaaattataaaaatttaaatgaaaatgaaaaattcaaatgtaaacaaaaattatataaattttattatgataatattaaaataccAAATCTTTTAGATAAATTTTCATTACCTACTAATTTATTAGAATTATGTAAAATAGGTATAAATAATTCAGCATATTcaaatttatgtatatatgcaTTATTTGAACATTTAAAGAAACAAAATCAATTTCCTTTACTAATATGTTTAGAtcaatttaattataatttaagtGTTTCTGAATATTTATCTATTAATTttgaaaatacaaaatataatggATACATACCAACTTATTATTTTACTATTcctaaattattattacaatggGATACCTCTAAATATAAGAGATGTTTTAAAATAGCTTCAACATGCTGGGATAGAGAAAATAGAAGAAATTTCCAACCTGAACTTTTAGGTATTCATaaagaacaaataaaaatcattAGAAACTTTACCATAAgggaatttaaaaattatgttgCCCATTTGTATAATCAAAATGTAATTTATAACTTTGATATTAACAAGTTGGAATATTTCTACATGCTAacag GTGGAAATGGTTTTCAAGCAAGGAAACTTTTGACGACTCTCTACTGA
- a CDS encoding protein serine/threonine kinase-1, which produces MTELNIIDNNEKHSKYKLYKYCRNYINDFKNKYMMGYSSNLYKNSPNKYYYDIRNNNNNSGYYYNNYNNGYQLRNKRNRSFETVSNSKNKHKFSKKYKYNNEPHESFRDYDYKNKSSYSSVKKIYDREQKRYNKMFVESRYNEDHKNKYINNYNLSRKRNYYSYKKRIYTDRRNFDTHFGQGNIIYNNEYYLINDGSSLNKKRLHYAKSSFRSRSRSKNYNTYNLEKSKKMKYNSRHNIYRYHNGNKNKSISRWENNNTSKDLYQPSSSLHKYKKRSNFTRDDNSIKSKMNYENKKTDQLYSYEDKYYNKYDDKYDYGDEEYKQEYYERKKISFNNNQSSINYDDVQREVKKRKKKKYSNESKVYDSLKTNETNHHINNNSYLNDINKKNSNISNNYVPLRNRKRDKEYISDSNKSGLSNKSSHYKQKKKLHVDNYDKDSNNRSISRTSSDNYSRKKYTHKRNRTNTTDTEDKKERKKKKKKKENNESDDEIVHFSWKKGMLLNNCFLVIRKMGDGTFGRVLLCQHIDNKKYYAVKVVRNIKKYTRSAKIEADILKKIQNDDIKNNNIVKYHGKFMYYDHMCLIFEPLGPSLYEIITKNNYNGFHIEDIKLYCIEILKALNYLRKMSLTHTDLKPENILLDDPYFEKSLITVRRVTDGKKIQIYRTKSTGIKLIDFGCATFKSDYHGSIINTRQYRAPEVILNLGWDVSSDMWSFGCVLAELYTGSLLFRTHEHMEHLAMMESIIQPIPKKMLYEATKTNGSKYVNKDELKLAWPENASSINSIKHVKKCLPLYKIIKHELFCDFLYSILQIDPTLRPSPAELLNHKFLQENYEYY; this is translated from the coding sequence ATGACTGAATTGaatattattgataataatgaaaaacatagtaaatataaattatataaatattgtagaaattatataaatgattttaaaaataaatatatgatggGTTATTCATCGAATTTGTATAAAAATAGCCCGAACAAATATTACTACGACattagaaataataataataatagtggttattattataataattataataatggtTATCAATTgcgaaataaaagaaatcgTAGTTTTGAGACTGTAAGTAATTCAAAAAACAAACAtaaattttcaaaaaaatataaatataataatgaaccCCATGAAAGTTTTAGAGACTATgattacaaaaataaatctaGTTATTCCTctgtaaaaaaaatttatgataGGGAACAAAAGCGTTATAACAAAATGTTTGTAGAGTCAAGATATAATGAAGAtcataagaataaatatattaataattataatctatcaaggaaaagaaattattattcttataaaaaaagaatatatactGATAGAAGAAATTTTGATACTCATTTTGGACAaggtaatataatatataataatgaatattacCTAATAAATGATGGTTCtagtttaaataaaaaaaggttACATTATGCCAAGTCCAGCTTTAGAAGTAGATCTAGaagtaaaaattataataccTATAATTTGGAAAAgtcaaaaaaaatgaaatataatagtagacataatatttatagatatcataatggaaataaaaataaatccaTCTCAAGATGGGAAAACAATAATACATCTAAAGATCTATATCAACCCTCAAGTTCTTtgcataaatataaaaagaggAGTAATTTTACGAGGGATGACAATTCCATAAAATCAAAGATGAATTATGAGAATAAAAAGACGGATCAACTTTATAGTTATGAGGACAAATATTACAACAAGTATGATGACAAGTATGATTATGGagatgaagaatataaacAAGAATATTATGAGAGGAAAAAAATTTcctttaataataatcagaGCAGTATAAATTATGATGACGTTCAAAGAGAAGTAAaaaagaggaaaaaaaaaaaatattccaaTGAATCCAAAGTTTATGATTCattaaaaacaaatgaaactaatcatcatattaataataattcttatttaaatgatataaataaaaaaaattcgaatatatcaaataattatGTCCCATTAAGAAACAGAAAAAGagataaagaatatatcaGTGATAGTAATAAAAGTGGGCTTTCAAATAAAAGTAGCCATtataaacaaaagaaaaagttGCATGTAGACAATTATGATAAAGATTCAAATAATAGATCTATTTCTAGAACATCGTCGGATAATTATtctagaaaaaaatatacacataaaagAAATAGGACGAACACCACCGATACtgaagataaaaaagaaaggaaaaagaaaaagaaaaaaaaggaaaataatgaatCAGATGATGAAATTGTTCATTTTAGTTGGAAAAAAGGTATGCTATTAAATAATTGCTTTTTAGTTATACGAAAAATGGGAGATGGGACATTTGGTAGGGTTTTATTATGTCAacatatagataataaaaaatattatgctGTAAAGGTTGTTcgaaatataaagaaatatacacGATCAGCTAAAATTGAAGcagatattttaaaaaaaatacaaaatgatgatattaaaaataataatattgttaaaTATCATGGGAAATTTATGTATTATGACCATATGTGTTTAATATTTGAACCATTAGGTCCATCattatatgaaattattacaaagaataattataacGGATTTCATATTGaagatattaaattatattgtatagaaatattaaaagctttaaattatttacgTAAAATGTCTTTAACACATACAGATTTAAAAcctgaaaatattttattagatgatccatattttgaaaaatcaTTAATAACTGTTAGAAGAGTTACtgatggaaaaaaaatacaaatttatAGAACCAAATCAACTGGTATTAAATTAATTGATTTTGGTTGTGCAACATTTAAAAGTGATTATCATGGTTCTATTATTAATACTAGACAATATAGAGCTCCTGaagttatattaaatttggGTTGGGATGTATCTAGTGATATGTGGAGTTTTGGTTGTGTTCTGGCTGAATTATATACGggttctttattatttagaaCCCATGAACATATGGAACATCTTGCTATGATGGAAAGTATTATTCAACCtataccaaaaaaaatgttatatgaaGCAACCAAAACAAATGGATccaaatatgtaaataaagaTGAATTGAAATTAGCTTGGCCAGAAAATGCATCTAGTATCAATTCTATTAAACATGTTAAAAAATGTTTACCCttgtataaaataattaagcATGAATTGTTTTGTGATTTCTTATATTCCATATTACAAATAGATCCAACACTTCGACCATCCCCCGCCGAATTATTAAACCACAAGTTCCTTCAGGAAAATTATGagtactattaa